A single genomic interval of Coccidioides posadasii str. Silveira chromosome 1, complete sequence harbors:
- a CDS encoding uncharacterized protein (EggNog:ENOG410PUIC), with translation MSSDDPPSEVNENYPDFDYNRLQCPPEEWELYDIPDKTHLRNRALDLDTFKKLVKHHTWGFHVVIGERRTKERLLQVLKRIIFNQAPNLRPSWHDFISRNCDAGPRLLRRSYNALQISRNYPNGLPGASIYLPPLPTQHQPQMGMLPSIPSGPLVHMPNQFVPMRAPNYPVLAHGGSNIPPSRQMEFIPAPISDQNQGLEPANLRQFYPQTYTTPQPLAHTFMTPSQSANQPHQPVPSIAQSSPSRNQTMSAASWRSMREPVSVLSTPMAHEVIEVIERAIMGFAYRQLQRHPDSLPVTRPAQSLVASTGAHLTLSTSRSYSTVSHARAVVVGDMAGLRFDPNGCWYPYRGRGPVSSQDTTAVDCAIVVGRLLDAGSTVADRESDINWTSHLSGLENAFLNALNVNWDVLSDTDSVIRREEFRGILLNWFSDKGLSIIPANVWGACTESFKQFHTRYTEQLYPCPCQQATTSSVVQTVTLLAPDFHENDATGVELADLLTRTFQCQQRFQCPQCGTMGANRIERRFNELPWRLAVRPDQRTLLQSHSLRNMTFNYIDGNGSQQQATYRWLGGIYCVLVGREYHFRVYWNDHERGEAETGNIRVYDGTQLSGAIIGGLRASGSQRVPHTWWVGGTPPVIFYEKVVNPEPEVLHAARGAVQGMGDTASRGRLILQHHRGWKPHEHALKGVQSHNTQGTGQERRVTGGRVSRSGFYDQSPSNRPRLQQLQSPLSTGASGERALSFHHPAAYPQRIASAARQTLPQPQVSGHGQRVARMTPQVQPGSRTGAPGFPSNTSCLVPAQRGKYISQENVTLMQNPQQPNLTPGIMSSGGEPPVPCCPSLPEIDFSMGFGPEVSIPELPPSTGPPLVPLGGMEIRPDPMLQNPRTVGPSAATTTEGVPQGMVGAASDVGFDMTMDGRQNTLPSRSRISEDSWASNLEEFLQGQDNSNQHVSCAFFDNLGALRAPDPRATTQLNPEVNPPLQSPFEPAQSQQQLQIGPTGLSTSPLVNHPPAGAGEIDDPEAWAFDFDGASVELPNPVPGATAPATVSAIETAPTAGMSVVNTGSNVLGHMLQDFVGHHEPQLGGADIGMAGQAQGQQGTSTGYYSETMQPSDAPMIGNDGGGTSGEKRKREECPEDGQQSMKKLRQ, from the coding sequence ATGTCGTCGGATGATCCGCCCTCTGAGGTTAACGAGAATTATCCGGATTTCGATTACAACCGCTTACAATGCCCCCCGGAGGAGTGGGAGCTTTATGATATCCCGGACAAGACTCACCTGAGAAATAGGGCGCTCGATCTCGATACCTTTAAGAAATTGGTTAAGCACCATACATGGGGCTTCCACGTTGTTATAGGTGAACGTCGGACGAAAGAGAGATTACTGCAGGTCCTAAAAAGAATTATATTCAACCAAGCACCAAACCTTCGTCCAAGTTGGCATGACTTTATATCTCGAAATTGCGACGCCGGGCCCCGGCTTTTGCGCAGAAGCTATAATGCGTTGCAAATCAGCCGAAATTATCCAAATGGGCTCCCAGGAGCCTCAATATACCTTCCGCCACTGCCCACACAACATCAGCCTCAAATGGGAATGCTGCCCAGTATACCATCGGGACCCCTGGTACACATGCCCAACCAATTCGTACCAATGCGGGCACCCAATTATCCTGTTCTTGCCCACGGGGGCTCCAATATACCGCCATCGCGACAAATGGAGTTTATTCCAGCCCCTATTTCTGACCAAAATCAGGGGCTTGAACCGGCTAACCTCAGACAGTTCTATCCCCAAACATATACAACGCCGCAACCCTTAGCTCATACCTTTATGACCCCAAGTCAAAGCGCTAACCAACCTCATCAACCAGTACCGAGCATAGCGCAATCGAGTCCAAGCCGAAATCAGACAATGTCGGCTGCGTCATGGCGGTCGATGAGAGAACCAGTATCGGTTTTATCAACACCAATGGCACATGAAGTGATCGAAGTTATAGAACGGGCAATTATGGGCTTTGCGTATAGGCAGCTCCAGCGGCATCCTGACTCACTTCCCGTTACGCGCCCAGCGCAAAGTCTCGTTGCAAGTACCGGAGCTCATCTCACTTTGAGTACCTCTAGGTCCTATTCCACCGTCTCACATGCTCGTGCAGTTGTTGTAGGGGATATGGCCGGATTGAGGTTTGACCCCAACGGATGTTGGTATCCTTACCGTGGTCGAGGACCCGTTTCAAGCCAAGATACAACTGCAGTAGACTGCGCAATTGTTGTTGGAAGGCTTCTTGATGCTGGATCGACCGTTGCAGACCGTGAAAGCGATATAAATTGGACTAGTCATCTCTCTGGCCTAGAAAATGCGTTCCTCAATGCTTTGAACGTTAACTGGGACGTCCTTTCTGATACCGACAGCGTTATTCGACGCGAAGAGTTCAGAGGGATCCTTCTCAATTGGTTTAGCGACAAGGGCCTTTCCATAATACCTGCAAATGTGTGGGGTGCCTGTACAGAGTCCTTCAAACAATTTCACACTCGATACACAGAGCAACTTTATCCGTGCCCCTGTCAACAAGCAACGACGAGCAGTGTGGTTCAGACTGTGACCCTCTTGGCCCCTGACTTTCATGAGAATGACGCGACTGGTGTTGAGCTTGCTGACTTGCTTACACGAACTTTTCAGTGCCAGCAGCGCTTCCAGTGTCCCCAGTGTGGAACCATGGGAGCTAACCGCATCGAGAGACGATTCAATGAGCTTCCCTGGCGGCTAGCTGTGCGACCCGATCAACGAACGCTACTGCAGTCCCATAGTTTACGGAACATGACCTTTAATTATATAGATGGTAATGGTTCGCAGCAGCAAGCAACGTATCGTTGGCTTGGAGGAATATATTGCGTTCTTGTCGGCCGCGAATACCATTTCCGTGTGTACTGGAATGATCACGAGCGCGGTGAAGCAGAGACTGGGAACATTCGGGTGTATGACGGGACCCAGCTTTCCGGTGCAATTATCGGAGGATTACGCGCAAGTGGGTCTCAACGCGTACCGCATACCTGGTGGGTTGGTGGCACTCCGCCGGTAATATTCTATGAGAAAGTGGTGAACCCAGAGCCGGAAGTTTTGCATGCTGCTCGTGGTGCCGTGCAGGGCATGGGAGATACTGCGAGTCGGGGCCGACTTATTTTACAGCATCACCGGGGATGGAAACCGCATGAGCATGCGCTAAAGGGAGTACAGAGTCATAACACGCAAGGAACAGGGCAGGAGAGAAGAGTGACGGGGGGAAGAGTATCGAGAAGTGGGTTTTATGATCAATCTCCATCAAATCGCCCTCGTCTGCAACAGTTGCAGTCTCCTCTCTCAACTGGAGCATCGGGTGAGCGAGCTCTGTCGTTCCATCATCCAGCGGCCTACCCTCAGCGTATCGCCTCGGCCGCCCGACAAACCTTGCCTCAACCCCAAGTGTCCGGACATGGCCAGCGGGTTGCCCGAATGACGCCACAAGTACAGCCAGGCAGTAGGACCGGCGCCCCTGGTTTCCCATCTAATACTTCATGTTTGGTGCCAGCACAACGTGGCAAATATATAAGTCAAGAAAATGTGACCCTCATGCAAAATCCACAACAGCCAAATCTCACTCCAGGAATCATGAGTAGTGGTGGGGAACCGCCCGTCCCTTGCTGCCCCAGCCTCCCAGAAATCGATTTTAGCATGGGGTTCGGGCCTGAAGTCAGCATCCCAGAGCTACCTCCATCCACCGGTCCGCCATTGGTGCCATTAGGTGGGATGGAAATCCGCCCTGATCCTATGTTACAAAATCCTAGAACCGTAGGCCCCTCTGCAGCAACGACCACGGAGGGAGTGCCACAAGGGATGGTAGGAGCAGCATCAGATGTAGGCTTTGATATGACGATGGACGGCCGTCAAAATACTCTGCCGAGCAGGAGCCGAATTTCAGAGGACTCCTGGGCGTCAAATCTCGAGGAATTCCTGCAAGGACAGGATAACAGTAACCAGCATGTATCGTGCGCTTTTTTTGACAACCTCGGTGCGTTAAGGGCTCCGGATCCGCGAGCGACAACACAACTGAACCCGGAGGTTAACCCGCCTTTGCAGTCCCCTTTTGAACCGGCCCAATCTCAGCAGCAACTGCAGATTGGGCCCACCGGCTTGTCCACTTCGCCTCTAGTAAATCACCCACCAGCAGGTGCCGGGGAGATCGATGATCCTGAAGCATGGGCGTTTGATTTCGACGGCGCAAGCGTCGAACTACCCAATCCCGTTCCAGGGGCGACAGCACCCGCGACTGTGTCCGCCATAGAAACCGCGCCAACTGCGGGGATGTCTGTCGTGAACACGGGTTCAAACGTTCTGGGACATATGTTGCAGGACTTCGTCGGGCACCACGAACCACAGCTGGGAGGAGCGGATATTGGAATGGCTGGGCAGGCACAGGGTCAACAAGGCACGTCGACAGGGTATTATAGCGAGACGATGCAGCCTTCTGATGCACCTATGATTGGGAATGATGGCGGTGGCACTTCTGGCGAGAAGCggaagagagaagaatgtCCAGAAGATGGTCAGCAGTCGATGAAGAAGCTAAGGCAGTGA
- a CDS encoding uncharacterized protein (EggNog:ENOG410PJVE~COG:E~BUSCO:4340at33183): protein MVHLAAVRKDSEVLPVRMVKRVDTIPLEEPQEHDFFSSVYGSRFAAEDLPTHEMPEKEMPREVAYRMIKDELSLDGNPMLNLASFVTTYMEEEAERLMAESFSKNFIDYEEYPQSAEIQNRCVNMIARLFNAPASDESDHAMGTSCVGSSEAIMLGTLAMKKRWQNKRKAEGKDYSRPNIIMSSAVQVCWEKAARYFDVEEKFVYCTSERYVIDPEEAISMVDENTIGICAILGTTYTGQYEDIKALNDIMIEKGIDCPIHVDAASGGFVAPFVNPNLEWDFRLEKVVSINVSGHKYGLVYPGVGWVVWRSPEYLPKELVFNINYLGANQASFTLNFSKGASQVIGQYYQMIRLGKRGYRSIMVNLTRTADYLASALRQLGFIIMSDGKGHGLPLVAFRLNPDDENVMYDEFALAHQLRERGWVVPAYTMAPHSEKLKLMRIVVREDFSKSRCDNLVNDIKLALQQLGDMDKRTLERFQQHIRRHVTNSGSATHNHPQYQDEDHSLQGKTGKTHAIC, encoded by the exons ATGGTCCATCTCGCAGCTGTCCGCAAAGACTCCGAGGTGCTCCCAGTACGCATGGTGAAGCGGGTAGATACGATCCCGCTCGAGGAGCCCCAGGAACATGACTTCTTTTCTAGCGTCTACGGCTCGCGCTTTGCCGCCGAGGACCTGCCCACCCATGAGATGCCCGAGAAGGAAATGCCCCGTGAAGTTGCCTATCGGATGATCAAGGATGAATTGAGTCTGGATGGGAATCCGATGTTGAA CTTGGCCAGCTTTGTTACGACTTACATG GAGGAAGAGGCGGAAAGACTTATGGCAGAGTCTTTCAGCAAAAACTTTATCGACTATGAGGAATATCCACAGTCTGCAGAGATACAGAACCGCTGCGTCAATATGATTGCCCGTCTTTTCAATGCTCCGGCATCAGATGAATCTGACCATGCAATGGGAACCTCATGCGTCGGCTCTTCTGAGGCCATTATGCTCGGCACCCTGGCTATGAAAAAGCGATGGCAAAATAAACGCAAGGCAGAAGGCAAGGATTACTCGCGTCCCAACATCATCATGAGCAGTGCCGTTCAAGTTTGCTGGGAAAAGGCAGCTAGGTACTTTGATGTCGAGGAGAAATTCGTGTACTGCACCAGTGAGAGATACGTTATTGATCCAGAGGAGGCTATTAGCATGGTGGACGAGAACACCATTGGTATCTGCGCTATCCTTGGCACCACATATACCGGTCAGTACGAGGACATCAAAGCTCTCAATGATATCATGATCGAGAAGGGTATCGACTGTCCGATCCATGTCGATGCTGCCAGCGGAGGGTTCGTAGCACCTTTCGTTAACCCCAACCTCGAATGGGATTTCAGGCTGGAAAAGGTCGTTTCCATCAACGTTTCTGGGCATAAATATGGACTG GTGTATCCCGGCGTAGGTTGGGTTGTCTGGCGATCGCCAGAATACCTGCCCAAAGAATTGGTGTTTAACATTAATTACCTCGGAGCTAACCAGGCAAGCTTCACTCTTAATTTCTCCAAAGGAGCATCACAGGTTATCGGCCAGTATTATCAAATGATCCGCCTCGGAAAACGCGGTTACCGCTCTATCATGGTCAACCTTACGCGCACAGCCGATTACCTAGCAAGCGCATTGAGACAGCTAGGCTTCATCATCATGAGTGACGGCAAAGGCCATGGCTTGCCGCTTGTCGCGTTCCGACTCAATCCGGATGACGAAAATGTCATGTACGACGAGTTCGCCCTTGCCCATCAACTGCGTGAACGCGGCTGGGTTGTCCCGGCATACACCATGGCACCACACAGTGAGAAGCTGAAGCTCATGAGAATTGTTGTCCGCGAAGACTTCAGTAAGAGCCGTTGCGATAACCTAGTGAATGATATCAAACTTGCGCTGCAGCAATTAGGCGATATGGATAAAAGAACGTTGGAAAGGTTCCAACA ACACATTCGCCGTCATGTCACTAATTCTGGCAGTGCGACGCATAATCATCCTCAGTACCAGGATGAAGACCACTCGCTTCAGGGGAAGACAGGCAAAACTCATGCTATTTGTTAG
- a CDS encoding uncharacterized protein (EggNog:ENOG410PJUM~COG:G), with protein sequence MISTRYWFHIGAITATLLLALILPDRKSIFGFLAGEEIEISKIVVETVVSSAPAGTVDRHQEEKQFLLQRLRRPNGELSQYHPRRRLLAALHGFYRYATIAMNDLNTISTRYKSLPDNQKRLIELTVKYDEKIRQTERLIKKNDVIAQKIVDHALEFYGVEFSELQKFVHDVESSGQSAERVSVSQALKHYIRDWAPEGEHERISTFPHILNTLEKLYPTRDRANPVRVLLPGSGLGRLAHDIADLQGFEVTANEWSMYMNVAYRYITSPGGSLANSSTIYPYIDWWSHQPTTAELHRPITFPVVPADPHSVVLVEGDFTTAFKKPSDQGRFDAVVTLFFIDTARNIVTYIETIHQLLKPGGVWINLGPLLYGSSPLIQLSLDEIIDISEAVGFDLQDTDPQCGDISLPGRKVRQMEAPYGFNKDTLSKNAYWAQFWVATRR encoded by the exons ATGATTTCCACACGATACTGGTTTCACATCGGAGCTATCACTGCAACTCTTTTGCTGGCGCTGATACTCCCCGACAGGAAAAGTATCTTCGGGTTTTTGGCGGGTGAAGAAATTGAGATTTCAAAAATTGTCGTCGAG acCGTGGTCTCTTCTGCTCCTGCCGGCACTGTCGATCGACATCAGGAAGAGAAGCAATTTCTCCTCCAGCGATTACGTCGGCCGAATGGCGAGCTAAGCCAATATCACCCTCGACGTCGGCTGCTGGCCGCCCTTCATGGATTTTATCGATATGCAACAATTGCCATGAATGACTTGAATACTATCAGTACTAGATACAAGAGTCTACCCGACAATCAGAAACGG CTGATTGAACTCACCGTTAAGTACGACGAAAAGATTCGACAGACGGAACGACTCATAAAAAAGAATGATGTAATAGCCCAGAAAATTGTCGACCACGCTCTCGAGTTCTATGGTGTTGAATTTTCCGAGCTTCAAAAGTTCGTCCATGACGTGGAGTCGAGTGGGCAGTCTGCCGAGCGTGTGAGCGTCTCGCAGGCCTTGAAGCATTATATCCGTGATTGGGCGCCAGAGGGCGAGCATGAACGGATCAGTACCTTCCCTCACATCCTAAACACCCTTGAGAAGCTCTACCCCACGCGGGACCGCGCCAATCCTGTTCGAGTCCTTTTGCCAGGCTCCGGACTTGGGCGTTTGGCGCATGACATTGCTGATTTGCAAG GCTTTGAAGTTACTGCTAACGAATGGTCGATGTACATGAATGTTGCGTACCGCTACATTACGTCTCCAGGAGGTTCTTTGGCTAACTCGTCTACTATCTACCCTTACATCGACTGGTGGTCACACCAGCCAACAACGGCAGAGCTTCACCGGCCCATTACATTTCCTGTTGTGCCTGCCGACCCTCATTCCGTCGTCCTCGTTGAAGGAGATTTTACGACGGCTTTCAAGAAACCTAGCGATCAAGGCCGCTTTGATGCCGTAGTAACTCTGTTCTTCATCGATACGGCGCGCAACATTGTTACGTATATTGAAACCATCCACCAGCTACTCAAGCCAG GTGGGGTATGGATAAACCTCGGGCCTCTGCTTTACGGCTCCTCTCCACTTATTCAGCTATCTTTGGATGAAATAATCGACATCTCTGAGGCAGTTGGATTTGACCTTCAAGACACGGATCCGCAATGTGGGGATATTAGCCTGCCAGGTAGAAAAGTTCGTCAAATGGAGGCACCGTATGGGTTCAACAAAGATACACTATCGAAAAATGCATATTGGGCGCAGTTCTGGGTGGCGACTCGTCGATAG
- a CDS encoding uncharacterized protein (EggNog:ENOG410PJUM~COG:G~TransMembrane:1 (o6-23i)) has protein sequence MNDLNTISTRYKSLPDNQKRLIELTVKYDEKIRQTERLIKKNDVIAQKIVDHALEFYGVEFSELQKFVHDVESSGQSAERVSVSQALKHYIRDWAPEGEHERISTFPHILNTLEKLYPTRDRANPVRVLLPGSGLGRLAHDIADLQGFEVTANEWSMYMNVAYRYITSPGGSLANSSTIYPYIDWWSHQPTTAELHRPITFPVVPADPHSVVLVEGDFTTAFKKPSDQGRFDAVVTLFFIDTARNIVTYIETIHQLLKPGGVWINLGPLLYGSSPLIQLSLDEIIDISEAVGFDLQDTDPQCGDISLPGRKVRQMEAPYGFNKDTLSKNAYWAQFWVATRR, from the exons ATGAATGACTTGAATACTATCAGTACTAGATACAAGAGTCTACCCGACAATCAGAAACGG CTGATTGAACTCACCGTTAAGTACGACGAAAAGATTCGACAGACGGAACGACTCATAAAAAAGAATGATGTAATAGCCCAGAAAATTGTCGACCACGCTCTCGAGTTCTATGGTGTTGAATTTTCCGAGCTTCAAAAGTTCGTCCATGACGTGGAGTCGAGTGGGCAGTCTGCCGAGCGTGTGAGCGTCTCGCAGGCCTTGAAGCATTATATCCGTGATTGGGCGCCAGAGGGCGAGCATGAACGGATCAGTACCTTCCCTCACATCCTAAACACCCTTGAGAAGCTCTACCCCACGCGGGACCGCGCCAATCCTGTTCGAGTCCTTTTGCCAGGCTCCGGACTTGGGCGTTTGGCGCATGACATTGCTGATTTGCAAG GCTTTGAAGTTACTGCTAACGAATGGTCGATGTACATGAATGTTGCGTACCGCTACATTACGTCTCCAGGAGGTTCTTTGGCTAACTCGTCTACTATCTACCCTTACATCGACTGGTGGTCACACCAGCCAACAACGGCAGAGCTTCACCGGCCCATTACATTTCCTGTTGTGCCTGCCGACCCTCATTCCGTCGTCCTCGTTGAAGGAGATTTTACGACGGCTTTCAAGAAACCTAGCGATCAAGGCCGCTTTGATGCCGTAGTAACTCTGTTCTTCATCGATACGGCGCGCAACATTGTTACGTATATTGAAACCATCCACCAGCTACTCAAGCCAG GTGGGGTATGGATAAACCTCGGGCCTCTGCTTTACGGCTCCTCTCCACTTATTCAGCTATCTTTGGATGAAATAATCGACATCTCTGAGGCAGTTGGATTTGACCTTCAAGACACGGATCCGCAATGTGGGGATATTAGCCTGCCAGGTAGAAAAGTTCGTCAAATGGAGGCACCGTATGGGTTCAACAAAGATACACTATCGAAAAATGCATATTGGGCGCAGTTCTGGGTGGCGACTCGTCGATAG